In Oleiharenicola lentus, the following are encoded in one genomic region:
- a CDS encoding DUF4097 family beta strand repeat-containing protein — protein sequence MNSRFYLRLAGLLAATALLLSPGLRAADEETETDGATARVKFSDPGIPGTLKLSIPWAELHIIGTDGNEVIVTSSLDQKGRAEVDDEGFRRLDEDVTFELAEKDNVAVVTVAGDNAWASHGAEFMIKVPRNTNLVLRTSLGGEILVDGVEGDLDINSMNGEVTLRDIASSAVVNTLNGEISATFKSAPVKPVSLSTLNGEIDVRLPGDTKANLRMRTHNGSIRTNFPDKVLQTKTEKVTGSSAPVAVSSDDVHRELSREQARINKEVARARRDAAKATADAVKAATEATKEAIEAAVEASVNVNVNLDGVVPVAPAAPVPPIPPLPNFGGKSIVGTLNGGGVDIKLTSMNGTITLRQVK from the coding sequence ATGAATTCCCGATTCTATCTCCGTCTCGCCGGCTTGCTGGCCGCGACGGCACTCCTCCTGAGCCCCGGCCTCCGCGCCGCGGATGAGGAAACCGAAACCGACGGCGCCACCGCGCGCGTCAAGTTCTCCGACCCAGGAATCCCTGGTACCCTCAAGCTCAGCATCCCGTGGGCCGAGCTCCACATCATCGGCACCGATGGCAACGAGGTCATCGTCACCTCCTCGCTCGACCAGAAGGGCCGCGCCGAGGTGGATGACGAGGGCTTCCGCCGCCTCGACGAGGACGTGACCTTCGAACTCGCCGAGAAAGACAACGTCGCCGTCGTCACCGTGGCCGGCGACAACGCCTGGGCCTCGCACGGCGCCGAGTTCATGATCAAGGTCCCGCGCAACACCAACCTCGTGCTCCGCACCTCCCTCGGTGGCGAGATCCTGGTGGACGGCGTGGAGGGCGACCTCGACATCAACAGCATGAACGGCGAGGTCACGCTCCGCGACATCGCCAGCTCCGCGGTCGTCAACACCCTCAACGGCGAGATCAGCGCCACCTTCAAGTCCGCCCCGGTCAAACCGGTCTCCCTCTCCACCCTGAACGGTGAGATCGACGTGCGCCTCCCCGGCGACACCAAGGCCAATCTCCGCATGCGCACCCACAACGGGTCCATCCGCACCAACTTCCCCGACAAGGTCCTCCAGACCAAGACGGAAAAGGTCACCGGCTCCAGCGCCCCGGTCGCGGTGTCCTCTGACGATGTGCACCGCGAGTTGTCCCGCGAACAGGCACGCATCAACAAGGAAGTCGCCCGAGCCCGGCGCGACGCCGCCAAGGCCACCGCCGACGCGGTCAAGGCCGCGACTGAAGCCACCAAGGAAGCCATCGAGGCCGCGGTCGAGGCGTCCGTTAACGTCAACGTGAACCTGGACGGGGTCGTCCCCGTGGCCCCGGCCGCTCCGGTCCCACCCATCCCCCCCCTGCCCAACTTCGGCGGCAAATCCATCGTCGGCACCCTCAATGGCGGCGGCGTGGACATCAAACTGACCTCGATGAACGGGACCATCACCCTTCGTCAGGTTAAGTAA
- a CDS encoding zf-HC2 domain-containing protein → MNCQRVQDNFIDYQDGTLPPDESATLRAHLASCPTCQREWSALQEMTRKLDALPAVEEPSPRLREQFYAMLETHQQEADSVSPFALARSRLDRFFAALLPSTPPLQFAGAVAVLALGLFAGARFLQTPVPTPVPTATTAASKADAERLAKLEQELADQKTLMNDMGSLVAASLLQQKSTSERLQTVLATMDLKSPDRRVLTDLVGALALDPSVNVRLSAVEALAQHADEEVVRQGLLASLPRESSPLVQVAMIELLTSVRETAAAPLFEQLSRDEAADKTVRDSARRGLAVLRTPSPTDTLNNNNPSNPNVS, encoded by the coding sequence ATGAACTGCCAACGCGTCCAGGACAACTTCATCGACTACCAAGACGGCACCCTGCCGCCCGATGAGTCCGCCACGCTCCGCGCCCACCTCGCTTCGTGTCCGACCTGCCAGCGCGAGTGGTCCGCTCTCCAGGAAATGACCCGCAAGCTGGATGCCCTGCCTGCCGTCGAGGAGCCCAGCCCGCGCCTACGCGAGCAATTCTACGCCATGCTCGAGACGCACCAGCAGGAAGCCGACAGCGTCAGCCCCTTCGCCCTCGCCCGGAGCCGCCTCGACCGTTTTTTCGCCGCGCTTCTGCCCTCCACGCCTCCGCTGCAGTTCGCCGGCGCGGTCGCGGTGCTGGCCCTCGGCCTGTTCGCCGGCGCCCGTTTCCTCCAGACGCCGGTTCCGACTCCCGTTCCGACCGCAACCACCGCCGCCTCGAAGGCCGACGCCGAGCGCCTCGCCAAACTCGAGCAGGAACTCGCCGACCAGAAGACCCTGATGAACGACATGGGCAGCCTCGTCGCCGCCTCGCTCCTCCAGCAGAAGTCCACCAGCGAGCGCCTGCAGACCGTGCTCGCCACCATGGACCTCAAGAGCCCCGACCGCCGCGTGCTCACCGACCTCGTCGGCGCCCTCGCCCTCGATCCCTCGGTCAATGTCCGCCTCTCCGCCGTCGAAGCCCTCGCCCAACACGCCGACGAGGAGGTCGTCCGCCAGGGCCTGCTCGCCAGCCTCCCGCGCGAATCCTCGCCGCTGGTCCAGGTCGCGATGATCGAGCTTCTCACTTCCGTCCGCGAAACCGCCGCCGCCCCGCTCTTCGAACAGCTCAGCCGCGACGAGGCCGCCGACAAGACCGTCCGCGACTCCGCCCGCCGCGGCCTGGCCGTCCTCCGCACCCCTTCACCCACTGACACTCTCAATAACAACAACCCGTCCAATCCCAACGTCTCATGA
- a CDS encoding RNA polymerase sigma factor: MSLATVTQFRVPSDAAPASLPDAVDAANDHELMIAVRAGEVRKLGDLFERHHRPLYGFFVRLTNQPSVSEDLVQIVFYRILKYRHTYRDEGKFSAWIYHLARKVAADHFRKHARTPTPADPADFHDEPDHAAAPDSQAGTSDDLALMRRALARLPEDHREVLVLSRLQHLNHQEIAKLLDCSVGAVKVRAHRALKELREVYFKIRKEQAA, from the coding sequence ATGTCCCTCGCCACCGTCACGCAATTCCGAGTTCCCTCCGACGCCGCACCGGCTAGCCTGCCCGACGCCGTGGACGCCGCCAACGACCATGAACTCATGATTGCCGTGCGCGCCGGGGAGGTCCGGAAGCTCGGCGACCTCTTTGAGCGCCATCACCGCCCGCTCTACGGGTTTTTCGTGCGCCTGACCAACCAGCCCTCGGTCAGCGAGGACCTCGTGCAGATCGTGTTCTACCGCATCCTCAAATACCGGCACACCTACCGCGACGAGGGCAAGTTCTCCGCCTGGATCTACCACCTCGCGCGGAAGGTCGCCGCCGACCACTTCCGCAAGCACGCCCGCACCCCCACCCCGGCCGACCCGGCCGATTTCCACGACGAGCCCGACCACGCCGCCGCGCCCGACTCCCAAGCCGGCACTTCGGACGACCTCGCGCTCATGCGCCGCGCGCTCGCCCGCCTTCCCGAGGACCACCGCGAGGTCCTCGTGCTCTCCCGCCTCCAGCACCTCAACCACCAGGAAATCGCCAAGCTGCTCGACTGCTCCGTCGGCGCCGTGAAGGTCCGCGCCCACCGCGCCCTCAAGGAACTCCGCGAGGTCTATTTCAAGATCCGCAAGGAACAGGCCGCCTGA
- a CDS encoding response regulator, translating to MPDNSALILRLLILATFGGLLHLLLRRIIPAFAPVVVGRNRDDLRFCLKPPGASTASSPRPSSATPFPPRANGELILLVDDEASVRNLLTTVLLNHGYEVIIARDGAEGVAVFSEHKDRVALIITDIFMPKNNGRSFVDLIRPLRPDIRVLFMSGLEANGSGRDPGRKSSSDPFLLKPFKPAALLNTIHQVLHPDSTKA from the coding sequence ATGCCGGACAACTCCGCCCTCATTCTCCGCCTCCTGATTTTGGCCACTTTTGGCGGCCTGTTGCATCTCCTTCTCCGTCGCATCATCCCCGCTTTTGCGCCCGTGGTTGTCGGCCGGAATCGCGATGATCTCCGCTTCTGCCTCAAGCCGCCCGGCGCCTCCACCGCCTCCTCCCCCCGGCCTTCGAGCGCCACCCCGTTTCCCCCGCGCGCCAACGGCGAGCTGATCCTGCTCGTGGACGACGAGGCCAGCGTGCGCAATTTGCTCACGACCGTGCTGCTCAATCACGGCTACGAGGTGATCATCGCCCGTGACGGTGCGGAAGGCGTCGCCGTTTTCAGCGAGCACAAGGATCGCGTGGCGCTGATCATCACCGACATTTTCATGCCCAAGAACAACGGCCGGAGCTTCGTGGACCTGATCCGGCCGCTGCGGCCGGACATCCGCGTGCTGTTCATGAGCGGCCTCGAAGCCAACGGCTCGGGCCGCGATCCCGGCCGCAAGTCCTCCTCGGATCCCTTCCTGCTTAAGCCCTTCAAGCCGGCCGCCCTGTTGAACACCATCCACCAGGTGCTGCATCCGGATTCCACGAAGGCCTGA
- a CDS encoding CAP domain-containing protein, producing MLAGHASAADWQAMKPADFAALPAVQARVAFADFNEDLMAAAIFHATNRVRVQLGLTPFAHLPALDRAAAQKASIGILQGQLTHENPLPLTATPADRVRAAGVDYRAVAENIAQQSLLDLPPGVTEVGVRQRGGRNEFYRVDTKQPVTLQSYAAFADNVVHAWMNSPGHRANLVNPEFTALGCAARPMRSPVARHEQVYAVQVFCTPR from the coding sequence ATGTTGGCCGGTCACGCCTCCGCCGCCGACTGGCAGGCCATGAAACCGGCCGACTTCGCCGCGCTCCCCGCGGTGCAGGCGCGGGTGGCTTTCGCGGATTTCAACGAGGATCTGATGGCGGCGGCAATCTTCCACGCGACCAACCGCGTGCGCGTGCAGCTCGGGCTGACGCCCTTCGCGCATCTGCCCGCGCTTGATCGGGCGGCGGCGCAGAAGGCGTCCATCGGCATTCTGCAGGGTCAGCTCACGCACGAAAACCCGCTCCCGCTCACCGCCACGCCGGCCGACCGGGTGCGCGCCGCCGGCGTGGATTACCGGGCGGTGGCGGAGAACATCGCGCAGCAGAGCCTGCTCGACCTGCCGCCGGGTGTCACCGAAGTCGGCGTGCGCCAGCGCGGCGGGCGCAACGAGTTCTACCGCGTGGACACCAAGCAGCCGGTGACGCTGCAAAGCTACGCGGCCTTCGCCGACAACGTGGTCCACGCGTGGATGAACTCGCCCGGCCACCGCGCCAACCTCGTGAACCCGGAGTTCACCGCCCTTGGCTGTGCCGCCCGCCCCATGCGCAGCCCCGTCGCCCGGCACGAGCAGGTCTATGCCGTGCAGGTTTTCTGCACGCCGCGTTGA
- a CDS encoding MBL fold metallo-hydrolase has protein sequence MNRRAFLISSGAAASLALLGRGRLSAQTPPAAPSVPVAPPPPVTEFKLLRRNVGLFTGQGGTVGWLSNRDALAVVDTQFPQTASVLLRDLPGRDGRMIDAVINTHHHGDHTGGNAVLRPAAKQVIAHANVPELMRARAEADKRTLDPALLPTLGFTDGYRQGFGDEAVSAKYFGPAHTRGDIVVLFEQANVVHLGDLMFNRLYPVIDRPGGASIRGWVKLLEKVAKDYPPDATYIFGHGNPKFGVTGTPADLLVFRDYLSGLLAHVESEIKAGKSKEEIQKLENLPGFPDFHQPPGRGNRLPGNLGVAYDEIMAAG, from the coding sequence ATGAACCGCCGCGCTTTCCTAATCAGTTCCGGCGCAGCCGCCTCCCTCGCCCTGCTGGGCCGCGGCCGCCTGTCAGCCCAGACCCCGCCCGCCGCCCCCTCCGTGCCCGTCGCGCCGCCGCCGCCGGTGACGGAGTTCAAGCTCCTGCGCCGCAACGTCGGCCTGTTCACCGGCCAGGGTGGGACGGTCGGTTGGCTGTCGAATCGCGACGCGCTGGCCGTCGTGGACACGCAGTTCCCCCAGACCGCCAGCGTGCTCCTGCGCGACCTGCCGGGTCGTGACGGGCGCATGATCGACGCCGTGATCAACACGCACCACCACGGCGACCACACCGGTGGCAACGCCGTGCTCCGTCCGGCCGCGAAGCAGGTCATCGCGCACGCCAACGTCCCCGAACTCATGCGCGCCCGCGCCGAGGCCGACAAGCGCACCCTCGACCCCGCGCTGCTGCCCACGCTGGGCTTCACCGACGGCTACCGTCAGGGCTTCGGCGACGAGGCGGTCAGCGCGAAGTATTTCGGTCCGGCGCACACGCGCGGCGACATCGTGGTGCTCTTTGAACAGGCCAACGTCGTCCACCTGGGCGACCTGATGTTCAACCGTCTCTATCCCGTGATCGACCGGCCCGGTGGCGCGAGCATCCGCGGCTGGGTCAAGCTGCTCGAAAAAGTGGCCAAGGACTATCCGCCCGACGCGACCTACATTTTCGGCCACGGTAATCCGAAGTTCGGCGTCACGGGCACGCCGGCCGATCTGCTCGTGTTCCGCGACTATCTCTCCGGGCTCCTCGCGCACGTCGAGAGCGAGATCAAGGCCGGCAAGTCCAAGGAGGAGATCCAGAAGCTGGAGAACCTGCCCGGCTTCCCGGATTTCCACCAGCCGCCCGGTCGCGGCAACCGCCTGCCCGGCAACCTCGGCGTGGCCTACGACGAGATCATGGCGGCGGGGTGA
- a CDS encoding DUF3667 domain-containing protein has translation MALEPEPPEPPEPLPLSAEAAVTADQAVKHGTEEHAPGHHGPFHTHCENCGTKLEGPWCHRCGQHDFEFHRSFRHVFMEALETLFHFEGKFFRNIVTLLFQPGRLTADFNAGKRAAQMPPFRLYIFVSFVFFLLIFIGEKDDSFVRETEGKPHQGLTIGGKPVNVATLGNAWRDTATQMKPEDWQDPAKVTAALEQVAAKTEAAGPAADPADGTAPPKRLVDEVRESAEQMQAEIAKARAEPGQTREEDTALERFLEEQGRRLTDPERRRQLSHWIQSHLPHMLMFCLPFFALYTRVLFRKSGQVYLQHLVLSVHFHTFIYLWVLLSRGWEGLAGLPGWGLDSWVAFACNFWLGIYPFVMLRRLFANSWPKTVVKTFLLTVIYGLTLSLGFFATAVGAFLLT, from the coding sequence ATGGCCCTCGAACCGGAGCCGCCGGAACCGCCCGAGCCGCTGCCCCTGTCGGCGGAGGCCGCTGTCACCGCCGACCAAGCGGTCAAGCATGGGACCGAGGAGCACGCCCCCGGCCACCACGGCCCGTTTCACACCCACTGCGAAAACTGCGGCACCAAACTGGAGGGTCCGTGGTGCCACCGATGCGGCCAGCACGACTTCGAGTTTCATCGCTCTTTCCGGCATGTGTTCATGGAGGCGCTGGAGACGCTCTTCCACTTCGAGGGAAAATTTTTCCGCAACATCGTCACGCTGCTGTTTCAGCCGGGACGGCTCACCGCCGACTTCAACGCCGGCAAGCGGGCGGCGCAGATGCCGCCGTTCCGGCTCTATATTTTCGTCAGCTTCGTCTTCTTCCTGCTGATTTTTATCGGGGAGAAGGACGATTCGTTCGTCCGCGAGACCGAGGGCAAACCCCACCAGGGCCTGACCATCGGCGGCAAGCCGGTGAACGTCGCCACCCTCGGCAACGCCTGGCGCGACACCGCCACCCAGATGAAGCCCGAGGACTGGCAGGACCCCGCCAAGGTCACCGCCGCCTTGGAACAAGTGGCGGCCAAGACCGAGGCGGCCGGGCCCGCGGCCGACCCGGCCGACGGGACCGCCCCGCCGAAACGGCTCGTGGACGAGGTGCGCGAATCCGCCGAGCAGATGCAGGCCGAGATCGCCAAGGCGCGGGCGGAGCCGGGCCAAACCCGCGAAGAGGACACCGCGCTCGAACGCTTCCTCGAGGAACAAGGCCGGCGGCTGACCGATCCGGAGCGCCGCCGGCAGCTGTCGCATTGGATCCAGTCCCACCTCCCGCACATGCTGATGTTCTGCCTGCCGTTCTTTGCGCTCTACACGCGCGTGCTGTTCCGCAAATCCGGCCAGGTTTATCTCCAGCACCTCGTGCTCTCGGTGCATTTTCACACCTTCATCTACCTGTGGGTGCTTCTCAGCCGCGGCTGGGAAGGACTGGCCGGGCTGCCAGGCTGGGGCCTCGACAGCTGGGTGGCCTTCGCCTGCAACTTCTGGCTGGGGATCTATCCGTTCGTCATGCTGCGACGCCTCTTCGCCAACTCGTGGCCGAAGACCGTGGTGAAGACGTTCCTGCTGACCGTCATCTACGGGCTCACGCTCAGTCTCGGATTCTTTGCGACGGCCGTCGGCGCCTTCCTGCTGACCTGA
- a CDS encoding DUF3291 domain-containing protein has product MPHHLAQINIALARAPLVSEIMRDFTNALAEINALAEASPGFVWRFQEENGNATVVRTFPDPRIIVNMSLWQDVSSLKNYAFRSMHGRFFARRAEWFEPMTTPHLALWWIPAGTLPTLDDAKARLQLLHETGETAAAFTFRAPFPAPDSPAT; this is encoded by the coding sequence ATGCCCCACCACCTTGCCCAGATCAACATTGCCCTCGCCCGGGCGCCGCTCGTCAGCGAGATCATGCGCGACTTCACGAACGCGCTCGCCGAGATCAACGCACTGGCCGAAGCCAGTCCGGGATTCGTGTGGCGGTTTCAGGAGGAGAACGGTAACGCGACCGTCGTCCGCACGTTCCCCGATCCGCGGATCATCGTGAACATGTCACTCTGGCAAGATGTGTCTTCACTGAAGAACTACGCCTTCCGCTCGATGCACGGGCGCTTCTTCGCCCGCCGCGCGGAGTGGTTCGAACCGATGACGACGCCCCACCTCGCCTTGTGGTGGATCCCCGCCGGCACGTTGCCCACGCTCGACGACGCCAAGGCCCGCCTGCAACTGCTCCACGAAACCGGCGAGACCGCCGCGGCCTTCACCTTTCGCGCTCCCTTCCCAGCACCTGATAGCCCGGCGACCTGA